From the genome of Streptomyces sp. NBC_01317, one region includes:
- a CDS encoding SRPBCC family protein, which yields MAGQFEATTEIDRPIEEVFAFLADGTNDPKFSPRVQQIVKSPEGATGVDTVFLSTVKDAGMTTKREFRISELVAPTRIRWTETSKNTVTATEGGYDLESIEGGRTRVRIYNVLEGHGIGKLLVGVALSAARKDAPAFAQRIKAAVEGA from the coding sequence ATGGCTGGACAGTTCGAGGCGACCACGGAGATCGACCGCCCCATCGAGGAGGTCTTCGCGTTCCTTGCCGACGGTACGAACGACCCGAAGTTCAGCCCCCGGGTGCAGCAGATCGTGAAGTCCCCGGAGGGCGCCACCGGGGTCGACACGGTCTTCCTCAGCACGGTCAAGGACGCCGGGATGACCACGAAGCGGGAATTCCGCATCAGTGAGCTGGTGGCGCCCACCCGGATCCGCTGGACCGAGACCTCCAAGAACACCGTCACGGCCACCGAGGGCGGCTACGACCTGGAGTCCATCGAGGGCGGCAGGACGCGGGTGCGGATCTACAACGTGCTGGAGGGCCACGGCATCGGCAAGCTCCTCGTCGGTGTCGCGCTGAGCGCGGCCCGCAAGGACGCGCCGGCCTTCGCCCAGCGGATCAAGGCGGCGGTCGAGGGCGCCTGA
- a CDS encoding aldo/keto reductase, translated as MEATAIRTRPLGRSGITVSALGFGCWAIGGEWQDGQGNPLGWGTVDDNESVAAVHRALDLGITFFDTADVYGAGHSERVLGRALRGRRDEVVIATKWGNVFDESAKSVTGSDTSPAFARQALTASLRRLGTDRVDLFQLHLSDAPLEEAAELRDACEEFVREGLIRAYAWSTDDPERAALFADGEHCAAVQHACNVLLDAPAMLALCAERDLASVNRSPLAMGLLTEKYRTGGRGEAGDIRVVPPAWLQWFAAGGVPVPEWSARVEAVRDILTSEGRTLAQGALAWLWARSPHTVPIPGFRSVAQAEENAGALAYGPLGEGQLTEIARLLAA; from the coding sequence ATGGAAGCGACAGCGATACGGACCAGGCCGCTGGGACGCAGCGGGATCACCGTCAGCGCACTCGGTTTCGGCTGCTGGGCCATCGGCGGGGAGTGGCAGGACGGCCAGGGCAATCCGCTCGGCTGGGGCACGGTGGACGACAACGAGTCCGTCGCCGCGGTCCACCGGGCGCTCGACCTCGGTATCACCTTCTTCGACACGGCGGACGTGTACGGCGCCGGGCACAGCGAACGTGTCCTCGGCCGGGCGCTGCGGGGCCGGCGCGACGAGGTCGTGATCGCGACCAAGTGGGGCAACGTCTTCGACGAGTCCGCCAAGTCCGTCACCGGCAGCGACACTTCACCCGCCTTCGCGCGTCAGGCGCTGACCGCGTCGCTGCGGCGGCTCGGTACGGATCGCGTCGACCTGTTCCAACTGCACCTGTCCGACGCCCCGTTGGAGGAGGCCGCCGAACTGCGCGACGCCTGCGAGGAGTTCGTACGGGAAGGGCTGATCCGCGCGTACGCGTGGAGCACCGACGATCCCGAGCGCGCCGCGCTCTTCGCGGACGGGGAGCACTGCGCGGCCGTGCAGCACGCGTGCAACGTCCTCCTGGACGCGCCCGCGATGCTCGCCCTCTGCGCGGAGCGCGACCTCGCGAGCGTCAACCGCAGCCCCCTCGCGATGGGGCTGCTCACCGAGAAGTACCGCACCGGGGGCCGGGGTGAGGCCGGTGACATCCGTGTGGTGCCGCCGGCGTGGCTCCAGTGGTTCGCCGCGGGCGGGGTGCCGGTGCCGGAGTGGTCGGCGCGGGTGGAGGCCGTACGGGACATCCTCACCAGCGAGGGCCGCACGCTCGCGCAGGGCGCGCTGGCCTGGCTCTGGGCGCGCAGCCCCCACACCGTACCGATCCCGGGCTTCCGGTCGGTGGCCCAGGCGGAGGAGAACGCGGGGGCGCTGGCGTACGGTCCGCTGGGGGAGGGGCAGTTGACGGAGATCGCGCGGCTGTTGGCGGCGTAG